In the genome of Neovison vison isolate M4711 chromosome 3, ASM_NN_V1, whole genome shotgun sequence, one region contains:
- the ALPI gene encoding intestinal-type alkaline phosphatase has translation MQGVWVLLLLLLLGLRPRLALGVIPVEEEDPAFWNRQAAQALDTAKKLQPIQTAAKNLILFLGDGMGVPTVTATRILKGQINGKLGPETPLAMDHFPYLALSKTYNVDRQVPDSAGTATAYLCGVKANYQTIGVSAAARVNQCNTTRGNEVTSVMKRAKKAGKSVGVVTTTRVQHASPAGTYAHVVNRNWYSDSDMPTKALQEGCQDIAQQLISNVDIDVILGGGRKYMFPKGTPDPEYPSDTRQNGVRLDGRNLVQEWLAKYQGAQYVWNRSALMEASHDPSVTHLMGLFEPGDTKYEIYRNTTQDPSLMEMTEVAVRLLSRNPRGFYLFVEGGRIDHGHHDGTAYLALTEAVMFDSAIDKASQITSEQDTLTLVTADHSHVFSFGGYTLRGSSIFGLAPSIALDNKTYTSILYGNGPGGLYALTGTSRPNVKDSQSRDPTYKQQAVAPLVSETHGGEDVAVFARGPQAHLVHGVQEQSFVAHVMAFAACLEPYTDCGLPPSASPNDAALPGPAGAPLSLPLLAGALLLGLLAGATP, from the exons ATGCAGGGGGTctgggtgctgctgctgctgctgctgctgggcctgAGGCCACGGCTGGCCCTTGGCGTCATCCCAG tggaggaggaggaccCAGCCTTCTGGAACCGCCAGGCGGCGCAGGCCCTGGACACTGCGAAGAAGCTGCAGCCCATCCAGACAGCTGCTAAGAACCTCATTCTCTTCTTGGGGGATG GGATGGGAGTGCCCACAGTGACAGCCACTCGGATCCTAAAGGGGCAAATAAATGGCAAACTGGGACCTGAGACACCCCTGGCCATGGACCACTTTCCGTACCTGGCTCTATCCAAG ACGTACAACGTAGACAGACAGGTGCCAGACAGTGCAGGCACAGCCACAGCCTACCTGTGCGGGGTCAAGGCCAACTACCAGACCATTGGTGTGAGTGCAGCCGCCCGCGTGAACCAGTGCAACACAACGAGGGGCAATGAGGTCACTTCCGTGATGAAGCGGGCCAAGAAAGCAG GGAAGTCAGTCGGGGTGGTGACCACCACGAGAGTGCAACACGCCTCCCCAGCTGGCACGTATGCCCATGTAGTGAACCGCAACTGGTACTCAGACAGCGACATGCCCACCAAGGCGCTGCAGGAGGGATGCCAGGACATCGCCCAGCAGCTCATCTCCAACGTGGACATTGAT GTGATCCTGGGCGGAGGCCGAAAGTACATGTTCCCCAAGGGGACTCCAGACCCTGAGTATCCAAGTGACACCAGACAGAACGGAGTCAGGTTGGATGGGCGGAACTTGGTGCAGGAGTGGCTGGCCAAGTACCAG GGTGCCCAGTATGTGTGGAATCGCTCGGCGCTCATGGAGGCATCCCATGACCCCTCTGTAACACACCTTATGG GCCTCTTCGAGCCGGGAGACACAAAGTATGAGATCTACCGAAACACGACCCAGGACCCGTCCCTGATGGAGATGACAGAGGTGGCAGTGCGCCTGCTAAGCAGGAACCCCCGTGGCTTCTACCTCTTCGTGGAGG GAGGCCGCATCGACCACGGTCATCATGACGGCACGGCTTATCTGGCACTGACCGAGGCGGTCATGTTTGATTCCGCCATCGACAAGGCCAGCCAGATCACAAGCGAGCAGGACACCCTGACCCTTGTCACCGCTGACCACTCTCACGTCTTCTCTTTTGGTGGCTACACACTGCGGGGGAGCTCCATTTTCG GGCTGGCCCCCAGCATAGCCCTAGACAACAAGACCTACACCTCCATCCTTTACGGCAACGGCCCCGGCGGCCTATACGCGCTCACGGGGACCTCCCGGCCCAACGTAAAGGACAGCCAGAGCA GGGACCCCACTTACAAGCAGCAGGCCGTGGCGCCCCTTGTCTCCGAGACTCACGGCGGCGAGGACGTGGCGGTGTTCGCGCGCGGCCCGCAGGCGCACCTGGTGCACGGCGTGCAGGAGCAGAGCTTCGTGGCGCACGTCATGGCCTTCGCCGCTTGCCTCGAGCCCTACACCGACTGCGGCCTGCCGCCCTCGGCCTCCCCCAACGACGCCGCGCTCCCCGGCCCGGCCGGTGCGCCTCTGTCGCTGCCGCTGCTGGCGGGGGCgctgctgctggggctgctggcaggTGCCACGCCCTAA